The following coding sequences are from one Geothrix sp. window:
- a CDS encoding polysaccharide biosynthesis/export family protein — translation MFCEHHTAPWILGCPQAASGPWVQAHLRRIQAGAALAATLLLAACTAPGMKLNSHPSRPERSEVAGLAVTLRPMTPDVVATQRAPQPPALDGLFVEKLPSYRVGAQDVLLVTVWDHPEITLPLGQYRTDSASGTVVDDDGTIFFPYIGHVAVAGSTIPEVRARITTQLAKVLQRPQADVKVLAYRSQKVYVGGEVRNPAAYNVTDIPLTLSEAIARAGGFLPTADDSHLVLTRGNQSWTLNFQVLMAAGNRLGQILLKDGDSLYVPSGKENPVYVMGEVTRPGTLPLVHGSLSLAQALSESGGIQGNSADARSIYVIRQGSAVNSVDVFHLDARNPTAMVLADRFILGPRDIVYVDAGTLTRFSRVMTTLVPTVTAVSTTTLAAAEAWYFRNRR, via the coding sequence ATGTTCTGCGAACATCACACCGCGCCGTGGATCCTGGGATGCCCCCAGGCGGCGTCCGGCCCCTGGGTCCAGGCCCATCTCCGCCGAATCCAAGCGGGCGCCGCCCTCGCGGCGACGCTGCTGCTGGCGGCCTGCACCGCCCCTGGGATGAAGCTGAATTCCCACCCGAGCCGGCCAGAGAGGTCCGAGGTCGCCGGCCTCGCGGTGACGCTCCGTCCCATGACGCCCGACGTGGTGGCGACCCAGCGTGCGCCCCAGCCCCCGGCCCTCGACGGCCTGTTCGTCGAGAAGCTGCCTTCCTACCGCGTGGGAGCCCAGGATGTCCTCCTGGTCACGGTCTGGGACCATCCCGAGATCACCCTTCCCCTGGGCCAGTACCGGACGGATTCGGCCTCGGGGACCGTGGTGGACGATGACGGCACCATCTTCTTCCCGTACATCGGGCACGTGGCCGTGGCCGGATCGACCATCCCGGAGGTGCGCGCCAGAATCACCACCCAGCTTGCGAAGGTGCTTCAACGGCCCCAGGCCGACGTCAAGGTGCTGGCCTACCGCTCCCAGAAGGTGTATGTGGGCGGCGAGGTGCGCAATCCCGCCGCCTACAACGTCACGGACATCCCCCTCACCCTTTCCGAGGCCATCGCCCGGGCCGGTGGGTTCCTGCCCACCGCCGATGACAGCCATCTGGTCCTGACGCGGGGAAACCAGTCCTGGACCCTCAACTTCCAGGTCCTGATGGCCGCCGGAAACCGGCTCGGCCAGATCCTCCTCAAGGATGGCGATTCGCTCTACGTGCCCAGCGGGAAGGAGAATCCCGTCTATGTGATGGGAGAGGTCACGAGGCCGGGAACCCTGCCCCTGGTCCACGGAAGCCTCTCCCTGGCCCAGGCACTCTCTGAATCAGGCGGCATCCAGGGGAACAGCGCCGATGCGCGTTCCATCTACGTGATCCGCCAGGGCAGCGCCGTGAACTCGGTGGATGTCTTCCACCTGGACGCGCGCAACCCCACGGCCATGGTGCTGGCGGATCGCTTCATCCTGGGCCCTCGCGATATCGTCTACGTGGATGCCGGCACCCTCACGCGCTTCAGCCGGGTCATGACCACGCTGGTGCCCACCGTGACCGCCGTCTCCACCACCACCCTCGCCGCCGCAGAGGCCTGGTACTTCAGGAACCGGCGTTGA
- a CDS encoding acyltransferase, which translates to MTETCIQFPNVLLGEGAAIDDFVILGRAPKGAQPGSLELAIGPGAVLRSHSVLYAGSRIGARFQCGHGTLVREQCTIGDDCSIGSGTVLEFLVTLGDRVRIHSNCFIPEHSVLEDDCWIGPNVVITNAKFPQTPRTKELLAGVRICQGAKVGANCTLLPGVTIGRHALVGAGSVVTKDVPEGMVVAGNPARALCRASELRYPDTHEPVYPGA; encoded by the coding sequence ATGACGGAGACCTGCATCCAGTTCCCCAATGTCCTCCTCGGCGAGGGCGCGGCCATCGATGACTTCGTGATCCTCGGGCGGGCGCCGAAAGGGGCCCAGCCCGGTTCGCTGGAGCTGGCCATCGGTCCCGGCGCGGTGCTCCGATCCCACTCCGTCCTCTACGCGGGGAGCAGGATCGGCGCACGGTTCCAGTGTGGACACGGCACCCTCGTCCGCGAACAGTGCACCATCGGCGACGATTGTTCCATCGGATCAGGGACCGTCCTGGAGTTCCTCGTCACCCTCGGCGACCGCGTCCGGATCCACTCCAACTGCTTCATTCCAGAACATTCTGTCCTGGAGGACGACTGCTGGATCGGCCCCAACGTCGTGATCACGAATGCCAAGTTCCCCCAGACGCCCCGGACGAAGGAACTGCTGGCCGGCGTCCGGATCTGCCAAGGCGCGAAGGTCGGCGCCAACTGCACCCTGCTCCCGGGCGTCACCATTGGCCGGCATGCCCTGGTGGGCGCCGGCAGCGTCGTCACCAAGGACGTCCCCGAAGGCATGGTCGTGGCCGGCAACCCGGCCCGCGCCCTCTGCAGGGCCTCGGAGCTCCGCTATCCCGACACCCACGAACCCGTCTATCCAGGAGCCTGA
- a CDS encoding oligosaccharide flippase family protein — protein sequence MRDILLAALKVAAATLANLLGWMLAVKIISVQLGAAGVGLFGILRQLLQYLVVVATFAGHTALIQGIASRVDEAQRRFAESVQTLMVLMAAGVALVLILGAPVIAPSLIPHPQAILLLRWLALAALCMAAQTLYTSVLTAYRLLDQLVISQLVGPVCALLLVLPMVVLVRAGASSGFVLMLGLPPAAVALAAFWATRKAGRLPAFRTAIDGKDAAYFFRMSSVLLMTGLLNTGAQYFMNRIVAARIGLSMAGYYWVAWTLSMAYVTLALGSFGNYYMPSLSRLQDPEDRRALMRSYLQMAVVAMPVLVSLAILFKPLVVRVMFSASLLPALSVMRWMLIGDFFKGVSWVLSFPMLAFHELRWFFWTEVAFTLGLAGSGWAVLAAGGGVEWLGIMFLALYLCYTAVMVYYAYVSHGFVIRSGEAYRIALGAGLILVLSAMTWQHRELHGWTVLLGLGLIGLFLAFSLRKVASFRDLFSKSPKLAEAPVPRPTPPSESTE from the coding sequence ATGCGTGACATCCTCCTGGCTGCCCTGAAGGTCGCCGCCGCCACTCTGGCCAACCTCCTGGGCTGGATGCTGGCGGTCAAGATCATCTCGGTCCAGCTTGGTGCGGCCGGCGTCGGTCTGTTCGGCATCCTGCGCCAGCTGCTCCAGTACCTGGTGGTGGTGGCCACTTTCGCCGGCCACACGGCCCTGATCCAGGGCATCGCCAGCCGGGTGGACGAGGCCCAACGGCGGTTCGCGGAAAGCGTCCAGACCCTCATGGTCCTGATGGCCGCCGGAGTCGCCCTCGTCCTGATCCTCGGGGCGCCCGTCATTGCCCCCAGCCTGATCCCGCATCCCCAGGCCATCCTGCTCCTGAGGTGGCTCGCGCTGGCGGCCCTCTGCATGGCGGCCCAGACGCTCTACACCAGCGTCCTCACGGCCTACCGGCTCCTGGACCAGCTGGTGATCTCCCAGCTGGTGGGCCCGGTCTGCGCGCTGCTCCTGGTCCTCCCCATGGTAGTCCTCGTGCGGGCCGGTGCCTCTTCGGGATTCGTGCTCATGCTCGGCCTGCCGCCGGCGGCCGTGGCTCTGGCCGCATTCTGGGCCACGCGGAAGGCCGGGCGGCTTCCGGCCTTCCGCACAGCCATCGACGGGAAGGATGCCGCCTACTTCTTCCGGATGTCCTCGGTCCTCCTGATGACGGGACTGCTGAACACCGGGGCCCAGTACTTCATGAACCGCATCGTGGCTGCGCGGATCGGCCTGTCGATGGCCGGCTACTACTGGGTGGCCTGGACCCTCTCCATGGCCTACGTGACGCTGGCCCTGGGCTCGTTCGGGAACTACTACATGCCCAGCCTGAGCCGCCTGCAGGACCCCGAGGACCGTCGGGCGCTCATGCGGTCGTACCTCCAGATGGCGGTGGTGGCGATGCCCGTCCTCGTCTCCCTCGCCATCCTGTTCAAACCGCTGGTGGTGCGGGTCATGTTCTCCGCCTCCCTCCTTCCCGCCCTGAGCGTCATGCGCTGGATGCTCATCGGGGACTTCTTCAAGGGGGTGTCCTGGGTGCTCTCCTTCCCCATGCTGGCCTTCCACGAGCTCCGCTGGTTCTTCTGGACCGAGGTGGCGTTCACGCTGGGGCTGGCCGGATCGGGATGGGCGGTCCTCGCCGCCGGAGGGGGGGTCGAGTGGTTGGGAATCATGTTCCTGGCGCTCTACCTCTGCTATACGGCTGTCATGGTCTACTACGCCTACGTCTCCCACGGATTCGTCATCCGGTCCGGCGAAGCATACAGGATCGCGCTCGGGGCCGGACTGATCCTGGTGCTTTCGGCCATGACCTGGCAGCATCGGGAGCTCCACGGCTGGACGGTCCTGCTTGGGCTGGGGCTGATCGGCCTCTTCTTGGCGTTCTCCCTCCGGAAGGTCGCCTCCTTCCGGGACCTGTTCTCGAAATCGCCGAAACTTGCCGAGGCGCCCGTCCCGCGCCCCACGCCCCCGTCCGAATCCACAGAGTGA
- a CDS encoding low molecular weight protein-tyrosine-phosphatase yields the protein MKSILVLCEGNHCRSPIAEALLQAALGPEVRVASAGLNALEGQPPDPEAMNISLQNGLDIGGHRGRQWTSDMALGADLVLVMDEGQKALCEALVPSARGRVFLLAHWLATPPPGIPDPYLQGPEATRRAFELIHQSVAGWLPRLKTKQRSV from the coding sequence TTGAAATCCATTCTCGTCCTTTGTGAAGGCAACCACTGCCGCAGTCCCATCGCCGAAGCCCTGCTCCAGGCCGCCCTGGGTCCTGAGGTCCGGGTGGCCTCCGCCGGGCTCAACGCGCTCGAAGGACAGCCTCCGGATCCCGAGGCCATGAACATCTCCCTTCAGAACGGCCTCGACATCGGCGGACACCGCGGGCGGCAGTGGACCAGCGACATGGCCCTCGGCGCGGATCTGGTCCTGGTGATGGACGAGGGGCAGAAGGCTCTCTGTGAAGCCCTGGTGCCGAGTGCCCGTGGGCGGGTGTTCCTGCTCGCGCATTGGCTCGCCACCCCGCCGCCGGGGATCCCTGACCCCTACCTCCAGGGCCCCGAGGCCACTCGGCGGGCCTTCGAACTCATTCATCAATCCGTGGCGGGCTGGCTACCCCGGCTCAAGACGAAGCAAAGGTCGGTATGA
- a CDS encoding DegT/DnrJ/EryC1/StrS family aminotransferase — protein sequence MADSTIPLVDLKGQYQGIKPEIDAAIQSVLDTTGFILGPQVEAFEKAFAAFCGAGHCVAMGNGTDAGVLALEALGVGRGDEVITVSHTFIATAEAISELGAVPVFVDVRKDSLLMDVAKIEAAITPRTRAIVPVHLYGQTVDMDPLLLIARRHGLKVMEDACQAHGAEYKGRRAGSMGDAATFSFYPGKNLGAYGDAGAVVTNRADLADWIHRKRNHGRATKYTHDFVGRNSRMDGIQGAVLNVKLPRLEAWNADRRRIAAQYDSLLAPLGIRRVATQEDCLPVFHLYVVRVTDRARKLENLKAAGIEAGIHYPVPLHLQKAYQHLGLAKGHLPVTETAADEILSLPIWPGMGLDLVERVVAVLKG from the coding sequence ATGGCCGACTCCACCATCCCGCTGGTCGATCTGAAGGGCCAATACCAGGGCATCAAGCCCGAGATCGACGCGGCGATCCAGTCGGTCCTCGATACCACCGGCTTCATCCTGGGCCCCCAGGTGGAGGCCTTCGAGAAGGCCTTCGCCGCATTCTGCGGCGCGGGCCATTGCGTCGCCATGGGGAACGGCACGGATGCCGGGGTGCTGGCCCTGGAGGCGCTCGGGGTCGGTCGGGGCGACGAGGTCATCACCGTCTCCCACACGTTCATCGCCACGGCCGAGGCCATCTCCGAGCTGGGCGCCGTGCCCGTCTTCGTGGACGTGCGGAAGGACAGCCTGCTCATGGACGTCGCGAAGATCGAGGCCGCCATCACGCCGCGGACGCGGGCCATCGTGCCCGTGCACCTCTACGGCCAGACCGTGGACATGGATCCGCTGCTGCTGATCGCCCGCAGGCACGGCCTGAAGGTCATGGAGGACGCCTGCCAGGCCCATGGCGCAGAGTACAAAGGCCGGCGGGCCGGCTCCATGGGTGACGCCGCGACCTTCAGCTTCTATCCCGGGAAGAACCTCGGTGCCTATGGCGACGCCGGCGCCGTCGTGACCAACCGGGCCGACCTGGCCGACTGGATCCACCGCAAGCGCAATCACGGACGGGCAACCAAGTACACCCATGATTTCGTGGGACGGAACTCGCGCATGGACGGCATCCAGGGCGCGGTCCTGAACGTCAAGCTCCCCCGCCTGGAGGCCTGGAACGCCGACCGGCGCAGGATCGCCGCCCAGTACGACAGCCTGCTGGCCCCGCTCGGCATCCGGCGCGTGGCGACCCAGGAGGACTGCCTGCCCGTCTTCCACCTGTACGTCGTCCGCGTGACCGACCGGGCCAGGAAGCTGGAGAACCTCAAGGCCGCGGGCATCGAAGCCGGCATCCACTACCCGGTGCCGCTCCACCTGCAGAAGGCCTACCAGCACCTGGGGCTGGCCAAGGGCCACCTGCCCGTCACCGAGACGGCCGCGGATGAGATCCTGTCCCTCCCCATCTGGCCGGGAATGGGGCTGGACCTGGTGGAACGGGTCGTGGCCGTGCTCAAGGGCTAG
- a CDS encoding polysaccharide biosynthesis tyrosine autokinase has translation MNASHPSDPRSPSGTPEPLPRRTKLSEDGEDTEIFPWLADLWEGRTLVFASVAIFFLAGLFYVWWAPPLYQNEAMLQIQAKKERSSDTAFTKMESIFSEPVEAAAEIEIIRSNLVLGRTVEALALDVVAEPEVMPLIGAALERRKANPARLEIESFEVPKPIRGVAFRVTSLPDGAFQWSAPDGTILGKGRQGEELKATYAGEALKLKVRELVANPGQKFLLSARPMQDVIDGLRQDLDVSERGKLTNILGLTLRGPNPTKCPVILNQIMDQYVSHKLERRLGTISKAQAILQGKMPELKAQVEAAESRLNQFRSRSGSVDLSREADVYLSQSASLSSQVSALKQKREELLRTYKENSDVVVTLDQQIGKLQAELTHIDSKVRVMPGLQQEVVRLSRDVQVATELYTALLNNAQQLQIASAGDMGNVVVVDRATVNLDPIAPKKNVILLLSLLLGLAAGSGSAILRRAIRRGVEDHRIIETKLGLPVFVTVPHSKAQRVHDETIQRSTGGLHLLAALDPGDLAVESLRSLRTMLNFYMKDAPNPVILISGPSPMIGKSFISANFACVLAQAGSSVLLIDGDLRRGKLHKYFGLKNRLNGFSNVVSGQQEWETMVQASGIDGLDLVSTGLLPPNPSDLLMAPRLASIFEQVSKKYDYIIVDAPPVLPVTDATILGSHAATVLMVAKFGQHPLDELRAAQKRFESHGIRVKGCIFNDIKPVGWGGNYRHYNYIYNYDLKK, from the coding sequence ATGAACGCCTCCCACCCATCGGACCCGCGCTCCCCATCGGGGACTCCAGAGCCCCTCCCCCGGCGGACCAAGCTGTCTGAAGACGGGGAGGACACGGAGATCTTCCCCTGGCTGGCGGACCTGTGGGAGGGACGGACCCTCGTCTTCGCGTCGGTGGCGATCTTCTTCTTGGCGGGACTGTTCTACGTCTGGTGGGCGCCCCCCCTCTACCAGAACGAGGCCATGCTCCAGATCCAGGCCAAGAAGGAACGGTCCTCCGACACGGCGTTCACGAAGATGGAGAGCATCTTCTCGGAACCGGTCGAAGCCGCCGCGGAGATCGAGATCATCCGGAGCAACCTCGTCCTCGGACGCACCGTCGAGGCCCTGGCCCTTGACGTGGTGGCCGAGCCCGAGGTGATGCCCCTGATCGGCGCGGCCCTGGAGCGCCGGAAGGCCAACCCGGCCCGGCTCGAGATCGAGTCCTTCGAGGTTCCCAAGCCCATCCGCGGCGTGGCCTTCCGCGTCACGTCCCTCCCCGACGGGGCCTTCCAATGGAGCGCCCCGGACGGGACCATCCTCGGAAAGGGAAGGCAGGGGGAGGAACTCAAGGCGACCTACGCCGGTGAGGCCCTGAAACTCAAAGTCCGTGAGCTTGTGGCGAACCCGGGCCAGAAATTCCTCCTCTCGGCGAGGCCGATGCAGGATGTCATCGACGGGCTCCGGCAGGACCTCGACGTCTCCGAACGGGGCAAGCTCACGAACATCCTGGGGCTGACGCTCCGTGGTCCGAACCCGACGAAGTGCCCGGTCATCCTGAACCAGATCATGGACCAGTACGTCAGCCACAAACTGGAGCGGAGGCTGGGGACGATTTCCAAGGCCCAGGCGATCCTGCAGGGGAAAATGCCCGAACTGAAGGCCCAGGTGGAAGCCGCCGAAAGCCGGTTGAACCAGTTCCGGAGCCGGTCCGGCTCCGTCGACCTGTCCAGGGAGGCCGATGTCTACCTCTCGCAAAGCGCCTCCCTGTCCTCCCAGGTCTCGGCCCTGAAACAGAAGCGGGAGGAGCTGCTCCGCACCTACAAAGAGAACTCGGACGTGGTGGTCACGCTCGACCAGCAGATCGGCAAGCTCCAGGCGGAGCTGACCCACATCGACTCGAAGGTCCGCGTGATGCCCGGCCTCCAGCAGGAGGTGGTGCGCCTCTCCCGGGACGTGCAGGTCGCGACCGAGCTGTACACGGCGCTGCTCAACAATGCGCAGCAGCTCCAGATCGCCAGCGCGGGCGACATGGGCAACGTCGTCGTCGTGGACCGGGCCACGGTCAACCTCGATCCCATCGCCCCGAAAAAGAACGTCATCCTGCTGCTCTCCCTGCTGCTGGGCTTGGCGGCCGGCAGCGGCTCGGCCATACTCCGGCGGGCGATCCGCCGCGGGGTCGAGGACCACCGGATCATCGAGACCAAGCTCGGCCTTCCCGTCTTCGTCACGGTGCCGCACAGCAAGGCCCAGCGCGTCCACGACGAAACCATCCAGCGGAGCACCGGCGGCCTGCACCTGCTCGCGGCCCTGGACCCGGGTGACCTCGCGGTGGAGAGCCTGCGCAGCCTGCGGACGATGCTGAACTTCTACATGAAGGATGCCCCGAACCCCGTGATCCTCATCTCGGGCCCGTCTCCGATGATCGGCAAATCCTTCATCAGCGCCAATTTCGCCTGTGTCCTCGCCCAGGCGGGCTCGAGCGTGCTTCTGATCGACGGCGATCTCCGGCGGGGGAAGCTTCACAAGTATTTCGGGCTGAAGAATCGGCTCAATGGATTCTCCAACGTGGTGTCCGGGCAGCAGGAGTGGGAGACCATGGTCCAGGCCAGCGGGATCGACGGCCTGGACCTCGTCAGCACGGGCCTGCTCCCACCGAACCCCTCTGACCTGCTGATGGCACCGCGATTGGCATCCATCTTCGAGCAAGTATCCAAAAAGTACGACTACATCATCGTGGATGCCCCACCCGTGCTTCCCGTCACGGATGCCACGATCCTCGGTTCCCACGCCGCGACAGTCCTCATGGTTGCCAAGTTCGGCCAACATCCCCTCGACGAGCTCCGGGCAGCCCAGAAGCGCTTTGAAAGCCACGGCATTCGTGTTAAAGGTTGTATTTTTAATGACATTAAGCCTGTCGGATGGGGTGGAAATTATCGTCACTATAATTACATCTATAACTATGATCTGAAGAAATAG
- the asnB gene encoding asparagine synthase (glutamine-hydrolyzing) gives MCGIFGEINLAGPGFDLGSARRALDSIRHRGPDDEGWVCINTGRGAAVPFAGPDTMPELQLPSIGQADPAAFDVCLGFRRLSILDLSSAGHQPMRSADGTCWIVFNGEVYNFIELRRELEALGHVFRSQGDTEVLLAGYQAWGRGVFSRLEGMFAFCLVDLQRGDVLLGRDHFGIKPLYYTFANGRLLFASEIRCLLCYPDVARRLNPEALFRYLRLGSSDGHPETMIRGIWQVPPGSYGLLNRGGKSLDLTRYWALDPDRTAACSLEEASRAVRSRLEESVLLHLRSDVPLGSCLSGGLDSTTLVMLMKGLLEPGHPVDCFTFITDDPVLSEQRFVDVASAAAQVNLHTVAPTPQEFSRDMADLIRTQELPFGGPTVYAQYRVFRLARESGMTVMLDGQGADELFGGYYTYLGARIAEDLCRLSFGKVAGVLRNTPGNQRQYFFRMLAFAFARLLPSGLRPLIRPLAGEPLFPDWLRKSWFLERGFPGVERTAGSGANALKRELALSVQEGSLPALLRYEDRNSMRFSIESRVPFCNHRLAELAFSLPSDHLISGRGVTKSVLREAARGLVPDFIIDREKVGFGTPDRTWLSAIRGHVDAVVSEGEAMDLPFLTHIRRETAHALDASGVWPAHAWRIFNLIEWMKAFDIQVE, from the coding sequence ATGTGCGGAATCTTTGGTGAAATCAACCTCGCCGGCCCTGGATTCGACCTGGGTTCGGCGCGCCGTGCGCTGGACTCGATCCGCCACCGCGGGCCAGACGACGAGGGCTGGGTCTGCATCAATACGGGCCGAGGGGCCGCGGTCCCCTTCGCCGGACCCGACACCATGCCGGAGCTCCAGCTGCCTTCCATTGGTCAGGCCGACCCGGCCGCCTTTGACGTCTGTCTGGGCTTCCGCCGTCTCTCGATCCTGGATCTCAGCTCCGCGGGACACCAGCCCATGCGCAGCGCAGACGGGACCTGCTGGATCGTGTTCAACGGCGAGGTCTACAACTTCATCGAGCTGCGTCGCGAGCTGGAGGCCCTGGGCCACGTCTTCCGCAGCCAGGGCGACACGGAAGTCCTGCTGGCGGGCTACCAGGCCTGGGGGCGCGGCGTCTTCTCCCGGCTGGAGGGCATGTTCGCCTTCTGCCTCGTGGACCTCCAGCGGGGCGACGTGCTCCTGGGCCGGGACCACTTCGGCATCAAGCCCCTCTACTACACGTTCGCGAACGGCCGGCTCCTGTTCGCCTCCGAGATCCGCTGCCTGCTCTGCTACCCGGACGTGGCGCGGCGGCTCAACCCCGAGGCGCTGTTCCGCTACCTTCGCCTCGGAAGCTCGGACGGCCATCCGGAAACCATGATTCGCGGCATCTGGCAGGTGCCGCCCGGATCCTACGGCCTGCTGAACCGGGGGGGGAAGTCGCTGGATCTGACACGCTACTGGGCCCTGGATCCGGACCGCACCGCCGCCTGCAGCCTGGAGGAAGCCAGCCGGGCCGTCCGCAGCAGGCTCGAAGAGAGCGTGCTCCTGCACCTGCGGAGCGACGTCCCCCTGGGTTCCTGCCTCTCGGGGGGCCTGGATTCGACAACCCTTGTCATGTTGATGAAGGGCCTGCTGGAGCCCGGCCACCCCGTGGACTGCTTCACCTTCATCACCGATGATCCCGTCCTCAGCGAGCAGCGCTTCGTCGACGTGGCCTCCGCCGCCGCCCAGGTGAACCTGCACACGGTGGCGCCGACCCCCCAGGAGTTCTCCCGGGACATGGCCGATCTCATCCGGACCCAGGAGCTCCCCTTCGGAGGCCCGACGGTGTATGCCCAGTACCGGGTGTTCCGCCTGGCCCGGGAGTCGGGCATGACGGTGATGCTGGACGGCCAGGGCGCAGACGAGTTGTTCGGGGGCTACTACACCTACCTGGGCGCCAGGATCGCCGAAGACCTCTGCCGGCTCTCCTTCGGGAAGGTGGCTGGGGTCCTGAGGAACACACCGGGCAATCAGCGGCAGTACTTCTTCCGGATGCTGGCCTTCGCCTTCGCGCGGCTCCTTCCATCCGGCCTGCGTCCCCTGATCCGGCCCCTGGCCGGCGAGCCCCTGTTCCCGGACTGGCTGCGGAAGTCCTGGTTCCTCGAGCGGGGCTTCCCAGGCGTGGAACGGACCGCGGGCTCGGGGGCCAACGCCCTCAAGCGGGAACTGGCGCTCTCGGTCCAGGAGGGCTCCCTGCCTGCCCTGCTCCGCTACGAGGATCGCAATTCCATGCGCTTCTCCATCGAAAGCCGGGTGCCCTTCTGCAACCACCGGCTGGCCGAACTCGCCTTCTCCCTGCCGTCGGACCACCTGATCTCCGGAAGGGGCGTCACCAAGAGCGTGCTCCGGGAAGCCGCCCGCGGCCTGGTTCCGGACTTCATCATCGACCGGGAGAAGGTGGGATTCGGGACGCCTGACCGGACCTGGCTGTCCGCCATCCGCGGGCACGTGGATGCCGTGGTCTCAGAGGGGGAGGCCATGGACCTGCCCTTCCTCACCCACATCCGGCGCGAGACCGCCCACGCCCTCGACGCCTCCGGCGTCTGGCCGGCCCATGCCTGGCGGATCTTCAACCTCATCGAATGGATGAAGGCCTTCGACATCCAGGTCGAATGA
- a CDS encoding Gfo/Idh/MocA family protein: MKTIALVGCGRISARHIQVLTQTPGIRLVGVCDVVEERARKAAGPIGLPFYTDAMEMVKAEKPDIISILTESGSHARVAIALAPHVSAVVVEKPMALTLEDADELIETCDRNATRLFVVKQNRYNPPVVKLRKAVDRGAFGKMVMGTVRVRWCRDQSYYDQDPWRGTWRDDGGVFTNQASHHIDLLQWMMGPVESVKAYTATRLVKIESEDTGVAILRFKSGALGVIEATTGSRPKDLEGSLSVLGEKGSVVIGGFAVNKLETWNFSDPEMMKEVAEDPSQAVPNVYGLGHQAFYNEVLECMETGRNPMLAGLEGRKSLEIINALYESAATGHEVFLRFVPHSVLLGRGR; encoded by the coding sequence ATGAAAACGATCGCACTCGTCGGATGCGGACGGATCTCCGCCCGCCACATCCAGGTCCTGACGCAGACGCCCGGCATCCGCCTGGTGGGGGTCTGCGACGTCGTCGAGGAGCGGGCCCGCAAGGCCGCCGGACCGATCGGCCTGCCCTTCTACACCGATGCGATGGAGATGGTGAAGGCCGAGAAGCCCGACATCATCTCCATCCTGACGGAATCCGGTTCCCACGCCCGGGTGGCCATCGCCCTGGCTCCGCACGTCTCCGCCGTGGTCGTCGAGAAGCCCATGGCCCTGACCCTCGAGGACGCCGACGAGCTGATCGAGACCTGCGACCGGAATGCCACCCGTCTCTTCGTCGTCAAGCAGAACCGGTACAACCCGCCCGTGGTCAAGCTCAGGAAGGCGGTGGATCGCGGCGCCTTCGGCAAGATGGTCATGGGCACGGTCCGCGTGCGCTGGTGCCGTGACCAGAGCTACTACGACCAGGATCCCTGGCGGGGGACCTGGCGGGACGATGGCGGGGTATTCACGAACCAGGCGAGCCATCACATCGACCTGCTCCAGTGGATGATGGGTCCCGTGGAGTCCGTCAAGGCCTATACCGCGACCCGGCTCGTGAAGATCGAATCCGAGGATACCGGCGTGGCCATCCTGCGATTCAAGAGCGGGGCCCTCGGCGTCATCGAGGCCACGACCGGGTCCCGGCCGAAGGACCTGGAGGGGAGCCTGTCGGTCCTCGGCGAGAAGGGCTCCGTGGTCATCGGGGGCTTCGCGGTGAACAAGCTGGAGACCTGGAACTTCTCCGATCCCGAGATGATGAAGGAGGTCGCCGAGGATCCATCACAGGCGGTCCCCAATGTGTACGGCCTCGGCCACCAGGCCTTCTACAACGAGGTGCTGGAATGCATGGAGACCGGCCGGAATCCCATGCTGGCGGGCCTCGAAGGCAGGAAGTCCCTGGAGATCATCAACGCCCTCTACGAATCCGCGGCCACCGGCCATGAGGTGTTCCTCAGGTTCGTCCCCCATTCCGTGCTGCTGGGGAGGGGCCGATGA